The proteins below come from a single Fusobacterium nucleatum genomic window:
- the atpC gene encoding ATP synthase F1 subunit epsilon, with product MLSFKVSVVTQIKKVLEQEAGYLRLRTSEGDIGILPNHAPYIAELAMGKMEIESPEKDRRDVYFLNGGFIEFSNNQATVIADEILPIEKIDIETEQTKIEELKKQLEKISVEEEKVRIQKKIKVSLKKIEAKNN from the coding sequence ATGTTAAGTTTTAAAGTTAGTGTTGTTACACAGATAAAAAAAGTATTAGAACAAGAGGCTGGATATTTAAGACTTAGAACTTCTGAGGGAGATATTGGAATACTTCCAAATCATGCTCCTTACATTGCTGAACTTGCAATGGGAAAAATGGAAATAGAAAGTCCTGAAAAGGATAGAAGAGATGTTTATTTTTTGAATGGAGGATTTATAGAATTTTCAAATAATCAAGCAACAGTAATTGCTGATGAAATTCTTCCAATAGAAAAAATTGATATTGAAACAGAACAAACAAAAATTGAAGAATTGAAGAAGCAGTTAGAAAAAATTTCTGTTGAAGAAGAAAAAGTTAGAATACAAAAGAAAATAAAAGTCTCTTTAAAAAAAATAGAAGCTAAAAATAATTAA
- a CDS encoding VOC family protein, whose protein sequence is MKFHFLHQNFNVLDLEKSIKFYDEALGLKVVREKNAKDESYKIVYLGDGITNFQLELTWLADRKEKYDLGDEEFHLAFEVDNYEEAFKKHKKMNCVVFVNEKIGIYFITDPDGYWLEILPPKK, encoded by the coding sequence ATGAAATTTCATTTTTTACATCAAAATTTTAATGTTTTAGATTTAGAAAAAAGTATAAAATTTTATGATGAAGCTCTTGGCTTAAAAGTTGTAAGAGAAAAAAATGCAAAAGATGAAAGTTATAAAATAGTTTATTTAGGCGATGGAATAACAAATTTTCAGTTAGAATTAACCTGGCTTGCAGATAGAAAAGAAAAATATGATTTAGGTGATGAAGAATTTCATTTAGCTTTTGAAGTTGATAATTATGAAGAAGCATTTAAAAAACATAAAAAAATGAATTGTGTTGTTTTTGTAAATGAAAAAATAGGGATTTATTTTATAACAGATCCTGATGGATATTGGTTAGAAATTTTACCACCTAAGAAGTAA